From Halobacillus sp. Marseille-Q1614, the proteins below share one genomic window:
- a CDS encoding reverse transcriptase/maturase family protein, with the protein MRRPELILDILREKAGNKDYVFEGLYKNLYNPDFYLKAYGKIYAKEGNMTKGTDGKTIDGFNLELVEKLIESLKDESYRPNPAKRIYIPKKNGKKRPLGIPSFNDKLVQEVVKQILESIYEERFLDSSHGFRPKKSCHTALMEVKSKCSGVKWWIEGDIKGFFDNIEHHTLIKLLRKTIKDEKFINLIWKFLKAGYVEDWTLNHTYSGTPQGGIISPILANIYLHELDKFLEELKATFNGGKRRRNNPEYHSLNSKIWNRNKKLRDQKLSEEEAKQVKNEIKELSRQREKLSSEDPMDENFKRLQYVRYADDFVVAVIGSKDFTRQIRDEIANFLSSSLRLELSMEKTLITHAASKRMSFLGYEVSVGGNKKTTSSNGITRRSVKGIPMLHLPHEKMRDFLFRNRYMVEKNGQWKACHRANLIHNDDIEILSSYNAEIRGFYEYYKLAVDVRKLSGVHNIIKTSCAMTLANKYKTSCHKIYRKFDQNGTFGVFFKTTKGTRFRPFYNEGFKTVKIPSQRNMGLLENHIDSQPNQMKYKARTSIENRLLANKCEHCGREGKCEVHHVRKLKDLKGKKKWEEFMIARNRKTLVLCRSCHVKLHAGKLD; encoded by the coding sequence ATGCGAAGACCTGAATTAATTTTAGACATTCTAAGAGAAAAAGCCGGAAATAAAGATTATGTATTTGAAGGGCTCTACAAAAATCTCTATAATCCTGACTTCTACCTAAAAGCATATGGGAAGATATATGCTAAAGAAGGTAATATGACGAAGGGAACGGACGGGAAAACAATAGATGGCTTTAATCTTGAACTTGTAGAAAAGCTAATCGAATCGCTAAAGGACGAGTCCTACAGACCCAATCCTGCAAAAAGAATATACATCCCTAAGAAAAACGGAAAGAAAAGACCATTAGGAATACCATCTTTCAATGATAAATTAGTCCAAGAAGTTGTAAAACAAATATTAGAAAGCATTTACGAGGAACGTTTCCTCGATTCATCACATGGCTTCAGACCCAAGAAGAGTTGCCATACCGCACTAATGGAAGTGAAAAGTAAATGCTCAGGTGTGAAATGGTGGATTGAGGGAGATATTAAAGGCTTTTTCGACAACATCGAACACCACACATTAATCAAGCTATTAAGAAAAACGATAAAGGACGAAAAATTTATCAACTTAATTTGGAAATTCCTAAAGGCGGGCTACGTTGAAGACTGGACGTTAAACCACACTTACAGTGGAACTCCGCAAGGCGGAATTATCAGTCCTATTCTGGCCAATATCTACCTTCACGAATTAGATAAGTTCCTGGAGGAGTTGAAAGCAACCTTCAACGGAGGTAAGAGACGAAGAAATAATCCTGAATATCACAGTCTGAACAGTAAAATATGGAATCGTAATAAAAAACTTAGGGATCAAAAGCTCAGCGAGGAAGAAGCAAAACAAGTTAAAAACGAGATTAAAGAACTGTCGAGACAAAGAGAAAAACTCTCGTCGGAAGATCCAATGGACGAGAACTTCAAGCGACTACAATACGTTCGTTATGCAGACGACTTTGTAGTAGCAGTCATAGGAAGCAAGGATTTCACACGACAAATTAGAGATGAAATTGCCAATTTTCTAAGTAGTAGTCTGAGGTTAGAACTCTCAATGGAAAAAACACTTATAACGCATGCAGCTTCCAAACGAATGTCCTTTTTAGGATACGAGGTAAGCGTTGGAGGAAACAAGAAAACAACCTCCTCTAATGGCATTACCAGAAGAAGCGTAAAAGGTATTCCTATGTTACATCTACCACATGAAAAGATGCGAGACTTCTTATTTAGAAATCGTTACATGGTAGAGAAAAACGGACAGTGGAAAGCATGTCATCGCGCTAACTTAATTCATAACGACGATATAGAAATTCTATCAAGTTATAACGCAGAAATAAGAGGGTTCTATGAATACTATAAATTGGCAGTAGACGTAAGAAAGTTAAGTGGTGTCCACAATATCATTAAGACAAGCTGCGCCATGACACTAGCCAACAAATACAAAACATCTTGCCACAAAATTTATCGGAAGTTTGACCAAAATGGCACCTTCGGTGTTTTTTTCAAAACAACAAAAGGAACAAGATTTCGTCCCTTCTATAATGAAGGTTTTAAGACAGTCAAAATCCCTTCTCAAAGAAACATGGGACTGTTGGAAAACCACATAGATTCTCAACCCAATCAAATGAAATATAAAGCACGCACTTCTATTGAAAATAGATTACTAGCCAACAAATGCGAGCATTGCGGAAGAGAAGGAAAATGTGAAGTCCATCATGTGAGGAAATTAAAAGACCTCAAAGGTAAGAAAAAATGGGAAGAATTTATGATAGCTAGAAATCGAAAAACTCTTGTCCTTTGTAGAAGTTGTCATGTCAAACTCCACGCCGGAAAATTGGATTAG
- a CDS encoding lysozyme family protein: MPWSLLLGLVPRKVWLWLIGILVALFLLQMLLYASVITGLIGYQKSSSSEDVRSVDVVNGTAQVSAALEEYRPLFEEYAEKYGVSKYVELLLAKTMQESGGRLDDVMQASESLGLPPNTIEDPERSINVGIRYFSEMLEKAGGDIKLTLQAYNFGGGFIDYANEHNNGEYSKELAIEFSRMKYQELKHTGMYSCIRPESAETGACYGDIGYVEAVLSYLKGGVIEADLQPTGDWVMPVEGALTQTSDYGMRSDPFDGTPDMHRGIDFACTNAVTPIQSVDNGQVVGVVRKNSGYGNNVLVKHEEGLYSHYAHLYTISVQNGEMIQKGTKVGKCGSTGNSTGPHLHFEVRTKKQYRSDVNPAPYLGL, from the coding sequence ATGCCTTGGTCCCTCCTCCTGGGGTTAGTCCCTCGGAAAGTATGGCTTTGGTTGATTGGTATTCTGGTAGCTCTTTTCCTTCTACAAATGCTTTTGTATGCTTCAGTCATTACAGGGTTAATCGGTTATCAAAAGTCTTCCTCCAGTGAGGACGTGAGGTCCGTTGATGTGGTAAATGGAACAGCGCAAGTTTCAGCCGCACTAGAAGAGTACCGTCCTCTGTTTGAAGAATATGCTGAAAAGTATGGGGTGTCCAAGTATGTGGAGCTTCTCTTGGCCAAAACGATGCAGGAATCTGGTGGACGTCTTGATGATGTGATGCAAGCAAGTGAGTCTCTCGGTCTACCTCCAAACACGATAGAGGATCCTGAAAGAAGCATTAATGTCGGGATCCGATACTTCTCTGAAATGCTGGAGAAAGCAGGGGGAGATATTAAGCTAACCCTCCAAGCTTATAACTTCGGTGGAGGGTTCATTGATTACGCAAACGAACACAACAATGGAGAATACAGCAAAGAGTTAGCGATCGAATTTTCAAGAATGAAGTACCAGGAATTGAAGCATACAGGCATGTATTCCTGCATTAGACCTGAATCGGCAGAAACAGGAGCTTGTTATGGGGATATTGGTTATGTTGAGGCCGTTTTAAGTTACCTTAAAGGTGGAGTTATTGAAGCAGATTTACAACCTACGGGAGATTGGGTTATGCCCGTTGAAGGAGCACTCACACAAACCTCTGATTACGGCATGCGCTCAGATCCCTTTGATGGAACACCGGACATGCATAGAGGGATTGATTTTGCTTGTACGAACGCCGTAACGCCTATTCAAAGCGTAGATAACGGTCAAGTGGTTGGTGTGGTAAGAAAAAACTCTGGATATGGAAATAACGTTCTTGTCAAACATGAAGAGGGACTTTATAGTCACTATGCTCATTTGTATACGATAAGTGTACAAAACGGGGAGATGATTCAAAAAGGAACAAAAGTAGGCAAGTGTGGTTCGACAGGAAACTCTACAGGTCCCCATCTACATTTCGAAGTTCGGACCAAAAAACAGTATCGTTCTGATGTGAATCCTGCACCCTATCTTGGACTTTAA
- the mobP2 gene encoding MobP2 family relaxase: MSETVTPGVVLKTKFVTANKKGFQDYVQYVDREEAKGKGDAHRSMFSLYNHYMDDPDKTSALFTQQSDRLSVEGKQGIKSLFEQAQKKNSIMWQDVITFDNDWLQKQGVYDSKTHTLDEEALKQVTRKSMQAMMKKEGLQKSAVWSAAIHYNTDNIHIHVATVEPNPTRDRGKRKPKTLDAMKSEVVNGLLDRTQERNQINTLIRDHMVNEKKENSSMKWSNREIKPLFLDVYNHLPKDKRQWHYGYQTLNPIRPKIDKLTTRYLDKYHAKNMNQLHEKLDQEVNELKQAYGDGPKDKKRYQHYKQNKLDDLYKRMGNAFLQEMKRYDRQQYPRQTTNTNAPYKSMPSGIQLQRSLRSIQRSLGQTYDQFINDLDHQKLEREIERER; the protein is encoded by the coding sequence ATGAGTGAAACCGTAACGCCTGGAGTGGTTTTAAAAACAAAATTCGTGACTGCAAATAAAAAAGGATTCCAAGATTATGTGCAATACGTAGATCGTGAAGAGGCCAAAGGAAAGGGGGATGCTCATCGGTCCATGTTTAGTTTATATAATCACTATATGGACGATCCGGATAAAACATCTGCCTTGTTTACCCAGCAATCGGATCGTTTATCGGTGGAAGGAAAACAGGGCATTAAATCTTTGTTTGAACAAGCTCAAAAGAAGAACAGTATCATGTGGCAGGACGTCATTACCTTTGATAATGATTGGCTTCAAAAACAAGGTGTTTATGATTCAAAGACACACACTTTAGATGAAGAAGCTTTGAAGCAAGTAACACGGAAATCTATGCAGGCCATGATGAAAAAAGAAGGATTGCAAAAGAGTGCTGTATGGTCGGCTGCTATTCACTATAACACCGATAACATTCATATTCATGTGGCTACAGTCGAACCAAACCCGACTCGTGACCGTGGAAAGCGAAAACCGAAAACATTAGACGCGATGAAAAGCGAAGTCGTGAATGGATTGTTAGATCGAACGCAAGAACGAAATCAAATTAACACGTTGATTCGTGACCATATGGTGAATGAAAAGAAAGAAAATAGCAGCATGAAATGGAGCAATAGAGAAATAAAACCTCTGTTCCTCGATGTGTATAATCACTTGCCTAAGGATAAGCGACAGTGGCACTATGGCTATCAAACACTGAATCCTATTCGACCGAAGATTGATAAACTAACGACAAGGTATTTAGATAAGTATCACGCCAAAAATATGAACCAGCTACATGAAAAATTGGATCAAGAAGTCAATGAATTAAAACAAGCCTATGGGGATGGACCTAAGGATAAGAAGCGATATCAGCATTACAAACAAAACAAGTTGGATGACCTCTATAAACGAATGGGCAATGCGTTCTTACAAGAAATGAAACGGTACGATCGTCAGCAGTATCCTAGACAAACTACCAATACAAATGCCCCTTATAAGTCCATGCCTTCCGGGATTCAATTGCAACGTTCCTTGAGAAGCATTCAACGTTCGTTGGGGCAAACGTATGACCAGTTTATCAATGACTTGGATCATCAAAAGTTGGAACGAGAAATCGAAAGAGAAAGGTAG
- a CDS encoding ImmA/IrrE family metallo-endopeptidase, producing MAKTKRSYKQKSPEKVKEEVNRLTEGMEKSISNHFHSPEQMKEYLDFMGKFHRYSPRNTALIDSQFPGAEAVGSYAFWKEKGFSVNKGEKSLKVLVPNRLGKQFQNEEGEWKPLKYATKTEKQQVKDGQLNKRDGRLVYSTGSVFDVSQTTATQKDLPQIFPNKWIDGEVQNYSQLRKGMEDIADNNNIQIVEPYEELGAAKGVSYTGKGEVALNPRNSERQDTKTLLHELTHAKLHTKENMSDYTKPEKEFQAEMTAYTVASYFNIDTSDYSLDYLHHWTKDHEFKDHESLLQEVQATAKEFITTIEESMGQEKEGEKDMSVKEQKHEMEEEKKEREILPSEKLREMYRSQVSKSEKGSGPFVKAEEEYSHQDFKDAYKKELMNFIEPTVGKELDKEENSDRQERLNQMRTFQETHSKEEVYQLKKESLQELKELPLTDRGEQRLSQIESKLDGEFHEEKESTTSKMKNGKGGKEDFQQKEKQKEKVEVER from the coding sequence ATGGCGAAGACTAAACGATCCTATAAACAGAAATCACCGGAAAAGGTAAAAGAGGAGGTTAATCGACTGACAGAGGGGATGGAAAAAAGTATTTCGAACCACTTTCATTCTCCCGAACAAATGAAAGAGTATCTAGACTTTATGGGTAAGTTCCATCGTTATTCTCCACGTAATACAGCACTCATTGATTCACAGTTCCCAGGGGCTGAAGCTGTAGGATCTTACGCCTTCTGGAAAGAAAAGGGATTTTCCGTAAACAAAGGAGAGAAAAGCCTAAAGGTTCTCGTGCCCAATCGGCTAGGTAAGCAGTTTCAAAATGAAGAGGGCGAATGGAAACCCTTGAAATATGCGACGAAAACAGAAAAGCAACAAGTCAAAGACGGTCAACTCAATAAACGAGATGGCCGTCTTGTTTATTCTACCGGGAGTGTGTTTGATGTTTCTCAGACAACAGCCACTCAAAAAGATTTGCCACAAATCTTTCCTAACAAATGGATCGATGGGGAGGTTCAAAATTACAGCCAGCTTCGAAAAGGGATGGAGGATATAGCTGATAACAATAACATTCAAATTGTAGAGCCTTATGAAGAGTTAGGAGCAGCTAAAGGCGTAAGTTATACAGGGAAAGGAGAAGTCGCTCTTAATCCGCGTAACTCTGAGCGTCAAGATACAAAAACTTTATTACATGAATTGACTCACGCCAAGCTTCATACGAAGGAAAATATGAGCGACTACACCAAACCGGAGAAAGAATTTCAGGCTGAAATGACAGCTTATACGGTTGCTTCTTATTTCAATATTGACACCAGTGACTACTCATTAGATTATCTGCATCACTGGACTAAGGACCATGAATTTAAAGACCACGAAAGCTTATTACAAGAAGTTCAGGCAACCGCTAAAGAATTCATTACAACCATTGAAGAATCTATGGGCCAAGAAAAGGAAGGGGAGAAAGATATGAGTGTTAAAGAACAAAAACATGAAATGGAAGAGGAGAAAAAAGAAAGAGAGATATTACCTTCAGAAAAGCTTCGGGAGATGTACAGAAGCCAGGTGAGCAAGTCTGAGAAGGGTAGCGGGCCTTTTGTTAAGGCCGAAGAGGAATATTCTCATCAAGACTTCAAAGATGCTTATAAAAAAGAGCTCATGAACTTTATTGAACCAACCGTCGGAAAAGAATTGGATAAAGAAGAAAACAGTGACCGCCAAGAACGTTTAAATCAGATGCGTACTTTTCAGGAGACTCATAGTAAAGAAGAGGTCTACCAGCTTAAGAAAGAATCTCTTCAAGAATTAAAAGAGCTGCCTTTAACGGATCGTGGAGAACAACGACTATCCCAAATTGAAAGTAAGTTAGATGGAGAATTCCATGAAGAGAAAGAAAGCACCACTTCGAAAATGAAGAATGGAAAAGGGGGTAAGGAGGATTTTCAACAGAAAGAAAAGCAAAAAGAAAAAGTAGAGGTTGAACGCTAG